The DNA segment CTAAGAGTCATAGTTTTgcaaacagtggtttgactttggtcaaagaGGCTTTGGTCAaacagatttttttaaaaaaagtggtttgactttggtcaaacagtggTTGGATACTAATGCTATTTCCTTTCATCATGTTCTCTCAGTTACTTACCATCTTTTAACGTTTTTCTCTTTTTATAGAAAGATGTATGGTTTTGCTTGTTACATGACCGACAACCAAAGGAAATCTTTGGTTAGTATTTTAATCTCAGATATGTCGAATTTATTTTCTTTATAACATCATGTTAGACAGTTCTGATTTTAATATACTTATACATAGGTTCTGCCAAAAAAGTATAAACAATGGATAAAAGAGTTTAACTATCCTGTTGGGTTTGTCAAAGTACGGACAACTAATGGGCAAGTCTTTGAAGTCAAGATATATGATATAGGAAACTTCTATTGTCTCTACAATGGGTAGTATTCCGTAGTTCAAACTTTGAAACTACAATCTAGATCATGGCTCGTATTTCAGTATGAAGAAGCAAAAGTTTCCGGATATTTTATTTCTATGACAATATTGCATTTGCTCCATCTGATTATTTTTACTACAGACCCAATGGCGATTTTGATAAACCTGATGCTATGGTATGTAGTTCGCAATCTGGGTTCGGTATATTTATTATTGTTTCTTATTTATTATGGTTCCGTATATGAAACtactaatattttttttttctcgtTGTAGCATATCAATCGTTTATTTGTACATCACAAGATGGACAATACCATTCCAAATTATCCGGTTGTTATTAGAGGTCCTGGGAAGCATAAATTTTTTGTTCGAATGGATGTTAGTGACAATCAGCTTTACATAACAACTGGATGGGATTGGATTAAGAAGAACTTTTCACTAAGTGATGAACATCTTCTTGTGTTTGAAATGATTGATCTTCACACTTTTGATATGTTTGTTTTCAATTGTTCCAAGGATGCTGATTTAATCTTGCCACCGGAATTATATGCTGCTATTAAGGAAGAAGTGGTAGAAGAGGTTATCAGTATCTCTGATGGTGAAGATGTGGATGACATAACTAAGGACAATGAAACTGAAATGCTCGCTGTAACTATGAATAACGAAACTATTCCAGTAGTTTTTCATGTGGACAATCATTTTGTAAGTTTCTGTAACCAAAAAGTAGTAACAGGACCTTACATTGTGTTAACCATATTATAATACTATCTTTGTTAACATTATTTTTTGTTTGGTACAGCGCATTAAAAAAGTTCTTGGTAAAAAACTTGGCTTGGATAGGAAAAGAACTTTAAAGATTGTAGATGCTGCTGGAAATGTTTGGGATGTTCGAGTTGGTATCGAGTCTCCTGATGATCGGTTTTACATAAAAAACATGAAACAGTTTGTGAAGGATAAAAACTTGGTTCCTCGTGAAGAGTTTACCCTTAAATTCGTCATGGGTAAAGGTATTTTCTTGTTTGACTGAATGGTTGTGGCGCTTTTTCAGATAATGTTATGTTGTATGGAAACAATGTtttttgtttgtggttgttggtTTCCTCAAAACACTTTTGTAAAGGTTGGTAGTTTAGTTTTGATGTTGGTAGTACGAAGGGTTAGCTACTGAAAAGTTTTTAATTCATATGTTACTGAACTACAAACAAACGGTTGAAAGTATTACTTGTATTAGTTATTTCTTGTCTTTTAGATATATGTTATTGTTATTTATCTTTCATTATTTTATAATTGTTAAAGGTATCATTTTTTAAAAATGTATACTATATTTTAAAACAATTCTGTAAAATAACATCCATTATTATTAGataaaagaaacatgttgatAGGATGTGCAAAACATAATACCaaataacttcaaacattacaAGACTTTTCTTCAAAATGCTATTTCTACAACGACTATAGATTTTGTAGAACTTCTTTGTAGACCACGTTAGTTGTGGTTTTACACACTTGTTTTCCCCTGTCACATATCAAGATCTCCAAACCCTTCCTGCTCTTTACTCGTGATACAGCAACGTATAGTTGTCCGTGACTAAAAACCGGCCTTGGAAGATATAAGCCTACACGTTCAAGTGATTGTCCCTGGCTTTTGGTGATGGTCATTGCAAAGCATAGAGATAATGGGAACTGTCTTGATGCAATTTTCACCGGTATTCTTTTATCAGACGGTGTCATTTTCAATcttgaaatcaaagtatgatgaccTATATTATTTCCAGTAATAATCTTTGCTTCGATTACAAGTTTTCCAAGTTTTGTTACTTGAAGTCGTGTACCGTTACACGGACCATTTGTTTTATCAATGTTTCTAAGTAACATTACCGGAGCTCCAACTTTGAGAACCAATTTATGGTTAGGTAATCCTGACAGATGCAATTTGTTTAATACATCCGGAGGAAACAATGCCATGTTAAAGTCGGTTTGATCCTCAGACTCACATAAAGTATCTGAACTGAGATATATCTTTTCTTTACCAGGCTTACTATTTAACAGTTCTGTATTTATTGAATCCACAACTTCATTTGTGGGTGCAAGAATGGCTCTTTGTTGGAAGTAATTTGAATTGCATAAAAACTTTTGCATATCCGGATATGTGAAAGCGATCAATGAAGATATAGGATTGACTGCATCGAGTATAAGTAAATCATCTAGAATTTCAATTTCcacttctccatcatttggaccCCAAGTAGACCATCACCAAGCCTTAAAATCCATTCAGCAAATTCCTTGGTCTCGTTAAAATTACTTGATTTGGTACCCATTTTTAACCTCATGTTTTCAGTTAACTTGAGTAACTGACAATCCTGCCATATATAAGAAGAATTCAATGAAGAATTTACAATCATGCTTCTGGTACCTTTTGGAATGACTGGAAGGATTTGTCTAAAATCACCGCCAAAAAGCACAATCTTTCCACCAAAAGGTTTGTTCTGCAAGGACGGATTATTGGAACGGGCTATATCTCTCATTGTTCTATCCAGAGCTTCAAAACAATGCTTATGTGTCATTGGCGCTTCATCCCAGATTATCATCTTAGTTTGTTTGATTAAGCCTCCTAGCTCACTGTTTGGTTCAATAGAGCATATAGAATCCTCGTTAACATTTATCGGAATTACAAACCTGGAATGAGCCGTTCTACCACCATCGAATAGAAGTGATGTAATACCACTGGATGCAACATTCAACACAACTTCACCATCGGAACGTAACGCAGCTGCAAATGTTTTCCACAGAAATGTTTTACCAGTTCCACCGTAACCATATAGAAAGAAAACTCCTCCACTTCCTTTAACAACTGCATTCATGACGGTTTGATACACTTTTCGCTGTTCATCAGTTAAAGATTTTAGGGAAGCTGCAAGTTCCTTTTTTAAGATAGCCCGATCATACGAAAGTTCCTTCGTTATCAATTGATTGTTCAATCCTGAAGTGTAGTTGTCAGGAACATTTGGCATGTCAGGAAAGTTGCTTAACGTACTTCCATAACCAAGTAACAGTTTTTGGATATGTGCTAAGCAAATGTTTTCAATCTCTTCCTCTTTAAGAACCAAATCTAAAAAATACAACAGATGTTTAGTAATTAGATTTTTTAAACACTTGATTAAAGTAAAATGGAATCTgaaattttatttaagtttttaaaatTACCAGGAATACCAGTAATCCTCCGTTGCTGATATAATGTATCTTCACATAATAGAGATTTTGTTTCCTTCCAGAAAATACCCAGCCTAGAAATGGAGTTTGACATCAAGAGCATTACAAAAAATGTACGCAAGAAATCAGAAGTAGCCCATGTACTTGCTTCATTAATGGCCATTAAATACTCCTTATCATCGTCCAACAGACCGCGAACGAAACATGCATCTTTAAAAGTATGATATATTTTTCCATCAACTGTTTTTATATCATTGAAACTCATTGGTCCTATAACGTGATTCAATAAAATTCTCAAGAAATAACAATCACCAAGTGATGGAGGTACATAATGTATCCTACCAACTGCACCAAAAGGTTTTTTTCTACGTACCCACTTTCGTGTTTTGCGTATCCATACAAAGTATCTAGGGAACTCTATATACTTCAAAGTTCTAGCAAATGCATCCGTTTGATTACATTTCATCCATTCTGTGAACATAGACATTTTCACAGTTGGGTTACTGATCACGTCACACAAGTTTGAATTATCGTCATAAACAATAGCCTGACCATCTTCACAGTGAAAAGGTAATATTTCAACAAATGGATGCCGATACTGTATGTCAAACTTAAAGATTCTCCAAGCAGCTTCACACGGTGAAATATATCTACAATCAAGATATGCTTTAACTTCATCTACTTCCGATTTTCATTATTTGTCATTTCCTTGTTTTGAGGGTTCACATTAGCAGTGGAGGTACTTTCGTAAACAGAAGCTGTCACTCTATCCGGACCCTTATTAATGTATTTGAAGAGATATTTGATGGATCCTGTTTGGTTACACCACTCAACATTTATGTGGCACTGATACTTTTTGAGTAGCATAGCATTGTACGGAACCACAAACCTATTGTCAAGTAAGACACCATTTTTTCTATTGTGTTGCATGATTGACGACGTCGGTAGACAGGATATCCTTCAGAATCAACACAAGTCTCATCTACATATTTTTTCGGAAACTTTTTTGAACATTTTAAATTAACCATGCATGGAGAATGAGGATTGTCTGTACCACAAGGACCATGGATCATAAATTGTTTGACAAGTTCATACAGTGAAGCATCCATCTCTTTGTCAGGTATTTCAGCACTAATAACCAAATCGATTTCTTTAGCCGTTGGAAATTTGCTCTCGGCACTTAAGAACAAACATATATGAGCATGAGGTAGACCACGTTTCTGAAATTCGATTGTATAAATAACTAAAATATTACATCAAAAAAAGTGTTAGTAAAAGTATTATTTGagaaattaattaaaacaatTTACAATGACTTACTTGCTTGTATCTCACCAAAGAATTTATGTTTCATGAAATCTTGAATTAGATGATTGATTTTAATTTTGAATAACCGTGCGATAATATCCGGTCTATCTTGAGGGTTCAACCATTTGTCTTTTAAACATCTATAAATCTCAGGCCAATTGGGATTACAAGTGACTGTTATGAAGAGATCCGGATATCCTACAGCTTTGCAGATTGCCATAGCATCTAGATACTTTTGCATCATATATCTCGCTCCACCGGTAAATAAAGATGGCAACAAAATTCGTTTTCCACAATTTGACGCATCGCTTTGGCCACTTTGAACACTTTTATTTAAATTCTTAAATGTTTGACTTCTAAGTTTGGGTTGTTGTGTCTTTATGTAAGCTAACCGTGCAGATTCTATCATTGTATACGCATCAACTACAAATTGTTGGAATAGCTTTTGGGCATTGAGTAACAACGAAAATTGGTTGGCTTTGTCTTGTATCCTGTAACTAAAGAACTCTCTCATTGTGGTACTGGTTCTAAGTATGTCACAATCAACTGAAACACCTCGATGTTTAATACCAAGTCTAAATCCATCTTCTGCATATGGAAAGATAAGTGGATATTGCAATGCAAGATAAGAGGGATGAAGCTCACTGATTCTCTGAAGATCGCCTGATTTtgtttgaactatgatatccctTTTATCAAATGCTCCATCAAAATCACCAATTATTAAGGTAACAATTTCTTCAGCAGTAGGCAAGTTAAAAATTCTACCATCCTTATCCCTTATTCCAATGAGCTTGAGTCTTACATTTTGCCAATCATTTTGTTTAAAACAATCTCGTACCATTCTAAATGACTTCACAAGTGGATTGCATGAATCCAACATTTTTTAAGACTCGATATGATGGCAAGATCAAGTTGTTGTTTAGTGTCTGTCTTCGAACCTTGCTCGACACTGTGTAAAAAACGACATTATTGTATAgatcagatatatatatataacacttgaCATAAAACAGAATTTACTGAATGCTTAATTTACCTTACAGCCTTTTGACGATTAAAATCCTCGTTTTGGGAATCATAAATATAAAGCTATAAAAATTTGGGCTCTTCACCATCTTTCAGTAGCAGACTACCAATGCGATGGTAATTTTGTCCTTGCAGTCCAAAAACATAAGGACCTTTGGTTTTTTGAAAAGTTTTAGATACCTTGCCACCAAGGGATGTGAAGGAAAACATCATGTTATATGCTCGAATGTTATTCATGAAATTGCGGCTTTCAGGAGTAACTCTTTTGTAAAATCTTTCGAGCAGTGGAGGAGGAGCAGGTTAGGAAGGCAATCCAACGTCTCCGTACGAACAACAAAGAGAAAAAGAAGATTTCTTAGAATCCAAATTACCCCTAAGCATTTAATCTTTCCAAATCATTGCATGACAGTAAGAACATACATAAATAGCATCTCCATGATCAACGTATTCTACAAAATTATATAGGCAGATAAAAAAACGATGATATAAGTGAAATATTAGGAGATTAAACTGTTATTTGGAAAGATACTTTGATAAGTTTAAGGAGGGTGGTTACCTCTTGCAATTCCGTAATCTTTTTTACGATAAAAGATGGTAAACAATCCTCCGAATCGGGATCATCAAAGTTAGACCTCTCACCAGGGTAGGAATTTTCTTTTCCTGCCGTTTCATTTTGGAAAAGGCAAATTAACATCGGTTACAACAGATAGGAAGATAAGCCATAGATTCGACAAATATAGTGACTCAGAAACTTATATTTAGTTTTGTATTAAAAGTAAAACACATACCACTAAACGCTACTACGGAACATTTTGGCAGTTGTCGAGAAGTTCTATTGTCAATATTCTGAGGAGTTGGAATATAACTTCGACGGGACCTTACTGTAACACAATCCACTTGCAAGACAAAATTTATAAATGTTATCAAACTTACATTAACATTCAATAAATGATT comes from the Helianthus annuus cultivar XRQ/B chromosome 4, HanXRQr2.0-SUNRISE, whole genome shotgun sequence genome and includes:
- the LOC110933164 gene encoding ATP-dependent DNA helicase PIF6-like, translating into MQKFLCNSNYFQQRAILAPTNEVVDSINTELLNSKPGKEKIYLSSDTLCESEDQTDFNMALFPPDVLNKLHLSGLPNHKLVLKVGAPVMLLRNIDKTNGPCNGTRLQVTKLGKLVIEAKIITGNNIGHHTLISRLKMTPSDKRIPVKIASRQFPLSLCFAMTITKSQGQSLERVGLYLPRPVFSHGQLYVAVSRVKSRKGLEILICDRGKQVCKTTTNVVYKEVLQNL